In Stenotrophomonas sp. 169, one DNA window encodes the following:
- a CDS encoding coniferyl aldehyde dehydrogenase — protein sequence MTADTDPADLPALLQTLRIAWQAQRPLIDQREDDLRRLRTALKARMDDMATAIAADFGHRSHAESRIADGMSVLSAIDHLLKHLRRWSRPRRASAGWKLWPARAQLRPTPLGVVGVISPWNYPITLALVPLATAIAAGNHVLLKPSEHTPRSSAFLAELLASVFPAARVTVVQGGADVASAVAGLALDHLVFTGSTGIGRKVMAAAAEHLVPLTLELGGKSPAIVCSDFPLQKAAARLATGKWFNAGQTCIAPDYVLVDGPRQRAFVQALQEQVVQRYGDFSDATDYTRIINEGQYQRLLGYLQQARDRNVEVIPLATIDPLRAARERLLVPTVVLDPPDDLDLMQQEIFGPILPVRAYADLDAALADVVARDRPLALYPFSHEDAKVDRILATVVAGGVTVNDTLLHFAADGLPFGGVGASGMGAYHARAGFDAMSRPMPVLWQSRWAATDFLRPPYARIQGLLKRLVG from the coding sequence ATGACAGCAGATACCGACCCCGCCGACCTTCCTGCCCTGCTGCAGACACTGCGGATCGCGTGGCAGGCGCAGCGTCCTTTGATCGACCAGCGCGAGGACGACCTGCGTCGCCTGCGTACGGCATTGAAAGCGCGGATGGACGACATGGCCACCGCCATCGCCGCGGATTTCGGCCACCGCTCGCACGCCGAATCGCGCATCGCCGACGGCATGAGCGTGCTGTCGGCCATCGATCATCTGCTCAAGCACCTGCGTCGGTGGTCGCGGCCACGGCGTGCCAGTGCGGGCTGGAAGCTGTGGCCAGCGCGTGCGCAGCTGCGCCCGACCCCGCTGGGCGTGGTCGGCGTCATCTCGCCTTGGAACTATCCGATCACCTTGGCGTTGGTGCCGCTGGCCACGGCCATCGCGGCCGGCAACCACGTGCTGCTCAAGCCCTCAGAGCACACGCCGCGAAGCAGCGCTTTCCTGGCGGAGCTGCTTGCCAGCGTGTTCCCCGCCGCACGCGTAACGGTGGTGCAGGGCGGCGCGGACGTGGCCTCGGCCGTGGCCGGTCTGGCGCTGGACCATCTGGTGTTCACCGGCTCCACGGGCATCGGCCGGAAGGTCATGGCAGCGGCGGCGGAACACCTGGTGCCGTTGACGCTGGAACTGGGCGGAAAGTCGCCGGCCATCGTGTGCAGCGACTTTCCCCTGCAGAAAGCGGCGGCGCGGTTGGCCACCGGTAAATGGTTCAATGCCGGACAGACCTGCATCGCACCGGACTACGTGCTGGTTGATGGCCCGCGCCAACGCGCGTTCGTGCAGGCACTGCAGGAGCAGGTCGTCCAGCGCTACGGGGATTTCAGCGACGCCACCGATTACACCCGGATCATCAATGAAGGGCAGTACCAGCGGCTGCTTGGGTATCTGCAGCAGGCGCGCGACCGCAACGTGGAGGTCATTCCGTTGGCCACCATCGATCCGCTGCGTGCAGCCCGCGAACGGTTGCTGGTGCCTACCGTGGTACTGGATCCGCCGGACGACCTGGACCTGATGCAGCAGGAAATTTTCGGCCCGATCCTGCCGGTGCGCGCCTATGCGGACCTGGATGCCGCCTTGGCCGATGTGGTGGCGCGGGATCGGCCGCTGGCGCTGTATCCCTTCAGCCATGAGGACGCCAAGGTGGATCGCATCCTCGCTACGGTGGTGGCTGGCGGAGTGACGGTGAACGACACGCTGCTGCATTTCGCTGCCGATGGCCTGCCGTTCGGTGGTGTGGGTGCCAGCGGCATGGGCGCGTACCACGCACGCGCCGGCTTTGATGCCATGAGTCGGCCGATGCCGGTGCTGTGGCAGTCCCGCTGGGCCGCGACCGATTTCCTGCGGCCGCCGTACGCGCGGATACAGGGGCTGCTCAAGCGGCTGGTCGGGTAG
- a CDS encoding 4'-phosphopantetheinyl transferase superfamily protein translates to MSGQERWRFGPVTVWRRPHVPGQRGEPQARQVLAQALGGDPLALPLVRDPRGRPELSAALSRFGTGWSHSGDVLLVALGEGVRLGVDLELLRPRPRMLEIIRRFFHPAEIAWLEGLAEEARVQWFFRVWCAKEAMLKADGQGISFGLHRLQFGPADDGTLQLQWCDPALGHAARWHLHEWQASANFRAALAWHVA, encoded by the coding sequence ATGTCAGGGCAGGAAAGGTGGCGGTTCGGTCCCGTCACGGTGTGGCGTCGCCCGCACGTGCCCGGCCAGCGCGGTGAGCCGCAGGCACGACAGGTGCTGGCGCAGGCCTTGGGGGGCGATCCGCTGGCCTTGCCGCTGGTTCGCGACCCCCGTGGCCGCCCGGAACTGTCGGCTGCGTTGTCGCGCTTCGGCACGGGCTGGAGCCACAGCGGCGATGTCCTGCTGGTCGCACTGGGCGAAGGGGTCCGGCTCGGCGTTGACCTGGAGCTCCTGCGCCCGCGCCCGCGCATGCTGGAGATCATCCGCCGGTTCTTCCATCCTGCAGAGATCGCGTGGCTGGAGGGCCTTGCCGAGGAAGCCCGCGTGCAATGGTTCTTCCGTGTGTGGTGTGCGAAGGAGGCGATGCTGAAAGCGGACGGGCAGGGCATTTCCTTCGGCCTGCACCGCCTGCAGTTCGGCCCGGCTGACGACGGCACGCTGCAGCTGCAATGGTGCGATCCGGCGTTGGGCCACGCCGCGCGCTGGCACCTGCACGAGTGGCAGGCCAGCGCCAACTTCCGCGCCGCGCTGGCGTGGCATGTCGCCTGA
- a CDS encoding DUF1328 domain-containing protein — protein sequence MLHYAVIFFVIALIAAVLGFSGIAGAASNIAWILFVVFLVLAVISMFRKRT from the coding sequence ATGCTGCACTACGCCGTCATCTTTTTCGTCATCGCCCTTATCGCCGCCGTCCTCGGCTTCTCCGGTATTGCCGGTGCCGCCAGCAACATCGCCTGGATCCTGTTCGTGGTCTTCCTGGTGCTGGCTGTGATCTCCATGTTCCGCAAGCGAACCTGA
- a CDS encoding ParA family protein, translated as MARIIAIANQKGGVGKTTTAVNLAAALANAPKRVLLVDLDSQGNATMGSGVDKRELEASTCDLLLGESTAVEVRLKAAEGYDLLPGNIDLTAAEIQLMGQGEREQRLKRALAPIRDEYDYILIDCPPALSLLTLNALAAADSILVPMQCEYYALEGLSALVETIEALRGNLNPTLEIEGVLRTMFDVRNNLANAVSGELTEHFGDLVFRTIVPRNVRLAEAPSHGQSIVGYDRASRGGVAYLGLAGEIIRRNNERNKAVAAVETV; from the coding sequence ATGGCCCGCATCATCGCCATCGCCAACCAGAAGGGTGGCGTCGGCAAGACCACGACCGCCGTCAACCTGGCCGCCGCCCTGGCCAACGCGCCCAAGCGGGTGTTGTTGGTCGACCTCGATTCGCAGGGCAACGCGACGATGGGCAGCGGCGTCGACAAGCGCGAGCTGGAAGCGTCCACCTGCGATCTGCTGCTGGGCGAAAGCACGGCCGTGGAAGTTCGGCTGAAAGCAGCCGAGGGCTACGACCTGCTGCCCGGCAACATCGACCTGACCGCCGCCGAGATCCAGTTGATGGGCCAGGGCGAGCGCGAGCAACGCCTCAAGCGCGCGTTGGCACCGATCCGCGATGAGTACGACTACATCCTGATCGACTGCCCGCCGGCGCTTTCGCTGCTGACGTTGAACGCACTGGCCGCCGCCGATTCGATCCTGGTGCCGATGCAGTGCGAGTACTACGCCCTTGAAGGCCTGAGCGCGCTGGTGGAAACCATCGAAGCGCTGCGTGGCAACCTCAATCCGACGCTGGAAATCGAAGGCGTGCTGCGCACCATGTTCGATGTGCGCAACAACCTGGCCAATGCCGTGTCCGGCGAGCTCACCGAGCACTTCGGCGACCTCGTGTTCCGCACCATCGTGCCGCGCAACGTGCGCCTGGCCGAGGCGCCCAGCCATGGGCAGAGCATCGTCGGCTACGACCGCGCTTCGCGCGGCGGCGTGGCCTACCTCGGCCTGGCCGGCGAGATCATTCGACGCAACAACGAACGCAACAAGGCCGTCGCGGCCGTGGAGACCGTCTGA
- a CDS encoding GlsB/YeaQ/YmgE family stress response membrane protein: protein MGIIIWLIVGGIVGWLASIIMGRNAQQGIILNVVVGIVGALIAGFLFGGGINEAITVRTFLFSLIGAVILLAIVNLFTRKSIR from the coding sequence ATGGGCATCATTATCTGGTTGATCGTCGGCGGCATCGTAGGCTGGCTTGCCAGCATCATCATGGGACGCAATGCCCAGCAGGGCATCATCCTCAACGTGGTGGTCGGCATCGTCGGTGCACTGATCGCCGGGTTCCTGTTCGGCGGCGGCATCAACGAAGCGATCACGGTACGCACGTTCCTGTTCTCGCTGATCGGTGCGGTGATCCTGCTGGCCATCGTCAACCTGTTTACCCGCAAGAGCATCCGCTGA
- a CDS encoding SCP2 sterol-binding domain-containing protein: MPLSLLKSLKPVAGRALQAALNRALALDPDTRQALTALDGRHIDLTLDAPALAMRISVHGEQLEVGPVDHREADLAVRSSLAGVLAQLPLLARSRSGQGDPAGRVRVAGDAELARRLQQLAKGFDPDWQLPFVRVFGEVLGVQVANALRSALQHARRGVSDLAHTAAEYVTEESRDVVPRGELDAFHDDVDVLRDDVERLSARVQRLRGVA, from the coding sequence ATGCCTCTTTCCCTGCTCAAGTCGCTCAAGCCGGTCGCCGGCCGCGCCCTGCAAGCCGCGCTGAATCGTGCGCTGGCGCTGGATCCCGATACCCGTCAGGCGTTGACCGCGCTGGATGGGCGACATATCGACCTGACCCTGGACGCCCCTGCGCTTGCCATGCGGATCAGTGTGCATGGCGAGCAGCTTGAGGTCGGCCCGGTCGACCACCGCGAAGCCGATCTGGCGGTGCGCAGCAGCCTGGCCGGTGTGCTGGCCCAGTTGCCGTTGCTGGCCAGGTCGCGCAGCGGACAGGGCGACCCGGCGGGCCGCGTACGGGTGGCCGGGGATGCCGAACTGGCCCGCCGTCTGCAGCAACTGGCCAAAGGCTTTGATCCGGACTGGCAGCTGCCGTTCGTGCGCGTCTTCGGCGAGGTGCTGGGCGTGCAGGTGGCCAACGCACTGCGCAGCGCGCTGCAGCACGCACGCCGCGGCGTCTCCGATCTGGCCCATACGGCGGCGGAGTACGTGACCGAGGAGTCCCGCGACGTGGTGCCGCGTGGCGAGCTGGACGCGTTCCATGACGACGTGGACGTGCTGCGCGACGACGTCGAGCGTCTGTCGGCGCGCGTGCAGCGCCTGCGGGGTGTCGCATGA
- the xth gene encoding exodeoxyribonuclease III → MKIASWNVNSLNVRLPHLEQWLKDAGPDIVGIQETKLEDHKFPDAALASAGYRSVFAGQKTYNGVALLSREPAEDVQIGIPGFEDEQKRVIAGTFGDLRVINLYVVNGQDVGTDKYAYKLRWLEAVHAWIETELQKYPKLIVMGDFNIAPDERDVNDPLVWNENHILTSTAERGALNKLLQLGLHDAFRLHSDEAGIFSWWDYRAAGFRRNLGLRIDLTLVSDALKASAVASGIDREPRTWERPSDHAPAWVQLG, encoded by the coding sequence ATGAAAATCGCCTCGTGGAACGTCAACTCCCTCAACGTCCGCCTGCCGCACCTGGAGCAGTGGCTCAAGGATGCCGGTCCGGACATCGTGGGCATCCAGGAAACCAAGCTGGAAGACCACAAATTCCCCGATGCCGCGCTGGCCAGTGCCGGCTACCGCAGCGTGTTCGCCGGGCAGAAGACCTATAACGGCGTGGCGCTGCTGTCGCGTGAGCCGGCCGAGGACGTGCAGATCGGCATCCCCGGCTTCGAGGACGAACAGAAGCGGGTGATCGCGGGCACCTTCGGCGACCTGCGGGTAATCAATCTCTACGTGGTCAACGGCCAGGACGTCGGCACGGACAAATACGCCTACAAGCTGCGCTGGCTGGAGGCGGTGCATGCGTGGATCGAAACCGAACTGCAGAAGTACCCGAAACTGATCGTGATGGGGGACTTCAACATCGCCCCGGACGAGCGTGACGTGAACGATCCGCTGGTGTGGAACGAAAACCACATCCTGACCTCGACCGCCGAGCGCGGGGCGTTGAACAAGCTCCTGCAACTGGGGTTGCACGACGCGTTCCGCCTGCACAGCGACGAGGCCGGGATCTTCAGCTGGTGGGACTATCGCGCCGCGGGATTCCGCCGCAATCTTGGCCTGCGGATCGACCTGACCCTGGTGTCTGATGCCCTCAAGGCATCCGCCGTTGCGTCGGGCATCGACCGCGAGCCGCGGACCTGGGAGCGTCCCAGCGACCATGCACCGGCATGGGTGCAGCTGGGTTGA
- a CDS encoding NAD-dependent epimerase/dehydratase family protein: MTILLTGAAGFIGAYTAQALLQAGRPVVGLDNFNDYYDPQLKRDRVAALCPQLDLRTLDLTDRDGLGALFNEVRPTAVIHLAAQAGVRYSLENPHAYVDSNISGFVNILELCRHRNVQHLVYASSSSVYGDSATPPFSEDQRVDQPRSLYAATKAANELMAYTYAQLFGLKATGLRFFTVYGPWGRPDMAPLLFSRAVLAGRSIDVFNEGRMQRDFTHVSDIVAGILGVLAHPGDGPVPHRVFNLGNHTPVELERFISVIEQAAGRPATKVYKPMQPGDMVRTMADTRRAYDAFGYEPALPIEQGLPPVVAWCRDYFGDRA; this comes from the coding sequence ATGACGATCCTGCTTACCGGCGCGGCCGGCTTCATCGGTGCGTATACCGCGCAGGCCCTGCTGCAGGCCGGTCGCCCGGTGGTCGGGCTGGACAACTTCAACGACTATTACGATCCACAGCTCAAACGTGATCGGGTCGCCGCGCTGTGTCCGCAGCTCGACCTGCGCACGCTGGATCTCACCGATCGTGACGGCCTGGGCGCGCTGTTCAACGAGGTGCGGCCCACCGCGGTCATCCACCTGGCAGCGCAGGCGGGCGTGCGCTATTCGCTTGAGAACCCGCACGCCTACGTCGACAGCAACATCAGCGGGTTCGTCAACATCCTGGAACTGTGCCGCCACCGCAACGTGCAGCATCTGGTCTATGCCAGCAGCAGTTCGGTGTACGGCGACTCGGCAACGCCGCCCTTTTCCGAAGACCAGCGCGTGGACCAGCCGCGTTCGTTGTATGCGGCCACCAAGGCAGCCAACGAGCTGATGGCCTATACCTACGCACAGCTGTTCGGGCTGAAGGCCACCGGCCTGCGGTTCTTCACCGTGTACGGGCCATGGGGGCGACCGGACATGGCGCCGCTGTTGTTCTCGCGTGCGGTGCTGGCGGGCCGATCAATCGACGTGTTCAACGAAGGGCGCATGCAGCGTGACTTCACACATGTTTCCGACATCGTCGCCGGTATTCTCGGCGTGCTCGCACATCCCGGCGACGGTCCTGTGCCGCACCGCGTGTTCAACCTCGGCAACCACACCCCTGTGGAGCTGGAGCGGTTCATCAGTGTGATCGAGCAGGCCGCAGGCCGCCCCGCCACCAAGGTCTACAAGCCCATGCAACCGGGCGACATGGTCCGCACCATGGCCGATACGCGTCGCGCCTACGACGCATTTGGCTATGAGCCGGCCCTGCCGATCGAGCAGGGTCTGCCCCCGGTGGTGGCATGGTGCCGCGACTATTTCGGCGATCGTGCCTGA
- the ubiB gene encoding ubiquinone biosynthesis regulatory protein kinase UbiB, whose protein sequence is MKALLRASRIGRIILRYRLDDLLQDTPAERWLRLAKPFVPRASADIAAQSRGARLRLALQDLGPIFVKFGQILSTRRDLVPPDVAVELTLLQDRVKPFDGETARRIVEDTLGMPVTEAFASFDTEPLASASIAQVHAATLGDGRQVVVKVLRPNIEKQIVADIALLNSLATLVERTHPRADKIRPREVVAEIENTLSAELDLQREGANASVLRRFWEHSDDLYVPEVIWSHTAERALTLERVWGIPSDDIEALDRAGIDRVALAAKGVRVFYTQVFRDNFFHADAHAGNIWVDVDPARRANPRFIALDFGIMGQLSQEDQYYLAENFMAIFNRDYRRIAELHVQARWMPDHVRIDDLEAAVRSVCEPYFTRPLSQISLAEVLMKLFRVAQRYQLTLQPQLILLQKTLLNIEGVGRQLDPQIDIWAVAKPVLSKILRERYSPRRVLREIGKRVPEIMTHAPDMPRLVHAWLSQQVEGRHELSMRSRDLAALDVSVQRLQKHAVGAITGVGLLAIAALMYVLQPPGWYIGDMPVWSWVSGALGAFALARAWWR, encoded by the coding sequence ATGAAGGCCCTGCTGCGGGCCAGCCGCATTGGCCGCATCATCCTGCGCTATCGCCTGGATGACCTGCTGCAGGACACGCCGGCTGAACGCTGGCTGCGCCTGGCCAAGCCTTTCGTACCGCGTGCGTCGGCCGACATCGCCGCACAGTCGCGTGGTGCCCGGCTCCGCTTGGCGCTGCAGGATCTGGGTCCGATCTTCGTCAAGTTCGGCCAGATCCTGTCCACCCGCCGTGACCTGGTGCCGCCGGACGTCGCGGTCGAGCTGACCCTGTTGCAGGACCGGGTCAAGCCGTTCGACGGTGAAACCGCGCGCCGCATCGTCGAAGACACACTGGGCATGCCGGTCACCGAAGCCTTCGCCAGCTTCGATACCGAGCCGCTGGCCTCGGCGTCGATCGCGCAGGTCCACGCGGCGACGTTGGGCGACGGACGCCAGGTCGTGGTCAAGGTGCTGCGGCCGAACATCGAAAAGCAGATCGTCGCCGACATCGCGTTGCTCAATTCGCTCGCCACACTGGTCGAGCGCACCCACCCGCGTGCGGACAAGATCCGTCCGCGCGAAGTGGTGGCCGAGATCGAGAACACGTTGTCGGCCGAACTGGACCTGCAGCGCGAAGGCGCCAATGCCAGCGTGCTGCGCCGGTTCTGGGAGCACTCTGACGATCTGTACGTGCCGGAAGTGATCTGGAGCCACACCGCCGAACGCGCGCTGACGCTGGAGCGCGTCTGGGGCATTCCCTCCGATGACATCGAGGCGCTGGACCGCGCCGGCATCGACCGCGTGGCGCTGGCGGCCAAGGGAGTAAGGGTGTTCTACACCCAGGTGTTCCGGGACAATTTCTTCCATGCCGACGCCCACGCCGGCAACATCTGGGTCGACGTCGATCCGGCACGGCGGGCGAATCCGCGCTTCATCGCGCTGGACTTCGGCATCATGGGCCAGCTCTCGCAGGAGGATCAGTACTACCTCGCCGAGAACTTCATGGCCATCTTCAACCGCGATTACCGGCGCATCGCCGAGCTGCACGTACAGGCACGCTGGATGCCTGATCACGTGCGCATCGACGATCTGGAAGCGGCGGTACGCTCGGTGTGCGAGCCCTATTTCACCCGTCCGTTGTCGCAGATTTCGCTGGCCGAAGTGCTGATGAAGCTGTTCCGCGTGGCGCAGCGCTACCAGTTGACCCTGCAGCCGCAGTTGATCCTGCTGCAGAAGACCCTGCTGAACATCGAAGGCGTCGGCCGACAGCTCGATCCGCAGATCGATATCTGGGCAGTGGCCAAGCCGGTGCTGTCGAAGATCCTGCGCGAGCGCTACAGCCCGCGCCGGGTGCTGCGCGAGATCGGCAAGCGGGTGCCGGAGATCATGACCCACGCCCCGGACATGCCGCGCCTGGTGCATGCCTGGCTGAGCCAGCAGGTCGAAGGCCGGCATGAACTGTCGATGCGCTCACGCGACCTGGCCGCGCTGGATGTCAGTGTGCAGCGCCTGCAGAAGCACGCCGTGGGCGCGATCACCGGTGTCGGCCTGTTGGCGATCGCCGCGCTGATGTATGTCCTGCAGCCACCGGGCTGGTACATCGGCGACATGCCGGTGTGGAGCTGGGTCTCCGGCGCACTGGGTGCGTTCGCGTTGGCGCGGGCATGGTGGCGATGA
- a CDS encoding ParB/RepB/Spo0J family partition protein, with protein MSTKPAAGKKRGLGRGLDALLGPKASVSQVQATAVIEPLPGEVLRRLPIGQLQPGKYQPRREMDETKLAELADSIRSQGVIQPILARQLPGGNYEIVAGERRWRASKLAGLDEVPVVVRELEDRTVIAMALIENIQREDLNPLEEAEALQRLISEFTLTHAEAAEAVGRSRAAVSNLLRLLELPIAIRVLLESRRLEMGHARALLTLAPELASKLAQEAADEGWSVREVERRAQAFAAGKVPSNRPQAAAKTAPQADIASLETELSESLGAKVAITHGRGGKGKLIIHYSDLDTLDGVLERLRAQRA; from the coding sequence ATGAGCACCAAGCCCGCAGCAGGGAAGAAGCGTGGCCTCGGCCGCGGCCTGGATGCCCTGCTGGGACCGAAGGCATCGGTCAGCCAGGTGCAGGCCACCGCGGTGATCGAGCCGTTGCCGGGCGAAGTGCTGCGCAGGTTGCCCATCGGCCAGCTGCAGCCGGGCAAGTACCAGCCGCGGCGCGAGATGGACGAGACCAAGCTTGCCGAGCTGGCCGATTCGATCCGCTCGCAGGGCGTGATCCAGCCGATCCTGGCGCGTCAGCTGCCGGGCGGCAACTACGAAATCGTCGCCGGCGAACGCCGCTGGCGTGCATCGAAGCTGGCCGGGCTGGATGAAGTGCCGGTGGTGGTGCGCGAGCTGGAAGACCGCACCGTCATCGCGATGGCGCTGATCGAAAACATCCAGCGCGAAGACCTCAACCCGCTGGAGGAAGCCGAAGCCCTGCAGCGCCTGATCAGTGAGTTCACCCTGACCCATGCCGAAGCGGCCGAGGCGGTTGGCCGCTCGCGTGCGGCGGTGTCCAACCTGCTGCGCCTGCTGGAACTGCCGATCGCCATCCGCGTGCTGCTGGAGTCGCGCCGCCTGGAGATGGGGCATGCGCGTGCATTGCTGACGCTGGCGCCGGAACTGGCCAGCAAGCTTGCGCAGGAGGCGGCAGACGAAGGCTGGTCGGTGCGCGAGGTGGAGCGCCGTGCGCAGGCCTTCGCGGCCGGCAAGGTGCCCAGCAACCGGCCACAGGCGGCAGCGAAGACCGCGCCGCAGGCCGACATCGCATCGCTGGAAACCGAACTGAGCGAGTCGTTGGGCGCCAAGGTGGCGATCACCCACGGCCGTGGTGGCAAGGGCAAGCTCATCATCCATTACTCTGACCTGGATACGCTGGACGGCGTGCTCGAACGGCTGCGCGCCCAGCGCGCGTGA
- a CDS encoding pseudouridine synthase, which translates to MMAGESVADEAVTAVASPPLQLLHQDERLAVVNKPAGLMVHDSKLARGEDDFLADRLREQLGRQIFLVHRLDRATSGCLLLAFDRDTASALGKSLMGGEVMKDYLTVCRGWPAEAAWRVDHDLDGGPGKPVKKQAITDFQRLQTGELGVPSGEFTTSRYAMLRCQPQTGRFRQIRRHLKHLSHHMIGDTSHGDGRHNRIFRMQGVHRMLLHAERLRFPHPEGGVVDARAPLDREFQKALDLFGWDVPSA; encoded by the coding sequence ATGATGGCGGGCGAATCGGTGGCCGATGAGGCCGTGACGGCGGTCGCATCGCCGCCGCTGCAGCTGCTGCATCAGGACGAGCGCCTGGCCGTGGTCAACAAGCCCGCCGGGTTGATGGTCCATGACAGCAAGCTGGCGCGCGGCGAGGATGATTTCCTCGCGGATAGACTGCGTGAGCAGCTGGGCCGTCAGATCTTCCTGGTCCACCGGTTGGATCGCGCGACCAGTGGGTGCCTGCTGCTGGCCTTTGATCGCGATACCGCGAGCGCGCTGGGCAAGTCGCTGATGGGCGGCGAGGTGATGAAGGATTACCTGACGGTCTGCCGTGGCTGGCCGGCCGAAGCGGCCTGGCGCGTGGACCACGATCTGGATGGCGGCCCGGGCAAGCCGGTGAAAAAGCAGGCCATCACCGATTTCCAGCGGTTGCAGACCGGCGAGTTGGGCGTGCCGAGCGGGGAATTCACCACCTCACGCTATGCGATGCTGCGCTGCCAGCCGCAGACCGGGCGCTTCCGGCAGATCCGTCGGCATCTCAAGCACCTGTCTCACCACATGATCGGTGACACCAGCCACGGCGACGGGCGGCACAACCGGATATTCCGCATGCAGGGCGTGCACCGCATGCTGCTGCACGCCGAGCGGCTGCGTTTTCCGCATCCGGAAGGCGGCGTAGTCGACGCGCGCGCCCCGCTGGACCGTGAGTTCCAGAAGGCGCTGGACCTGTTCGGCTGGGACGTGCCGTCCGCCTGA
- the rsmG gene encoding 16S rRNA (guanine(527)-N(7))-methyltransferase RsmG, whose protein sequence is MSELTLPPAVADTLQRGLADMGLPADLAPPLLRYLALLHRWNQTYNLTAIRDPQEMVTRHLLDSLAMRPHVVDGSLADLGTGPGLPGIPLAIACPGLQVTLVESNGKKARFMREVVRQLGLTNARVAESRAEALDEPGQYDQLTARAMDTLEGIVRVGGHLLRPGGVLLAMKGVHPHDEIAALPAGWQVREVVALNVPGLAGERHLVSVGGP, encoded by the coding sequence ATGAGCGAACTTACCCTTCCACCTGCCGTCGCCGACACGCTGCAGCGTGGCCTGGCCGACATGGGCCTGCCGGCCGATCTGGCGCCGCCCCTGCTGCGTTACCTGGCCCTGCTGCACCGCTGGAACCAGACCTACAACCTCACCGCGATCCGCGATCCGCAGGAGATGGTGACCCGCCACCTGCTCGACTCGCTGGCCATGCGACCGCATGTGGTGGACGGGTCGCTGGCCGATCTCGGTACCGGTCCCGGCCTGCCCGGCATTCCATTGGCCATTGCCTGCCCCGGCCTGCAGGTCACCCTGGTGGAGAGCAACGGCAAGAAAGCGCGCTTCATGCGTGAAGTCGTGCGCCAGCTGGGACTGACCAACGCGCGCGTCGCCGAGTCGCGGGCAGAGGCGCTGGATGAGCCCGGCCAGTACGATCAGTTGACCGCGCGTGCGATGGATACGCTGGAAGGCATCGTGCGCGTCGGCGGCCATCTGTTGCGCCCCGGCGGCGTGCTGCTGGCGATGAAAGGGGTCCACCCGCACGATGAGATCGCCGCGCTGCCCGCGGGTTGGCAGGTGCGCGAGGTCGTGGCGCTGAACGTGCCCGGCCTGGCGGGAGAGCGCCATCTGGTCAGCGTTGGCGGCCCCTGA
- a CDS encoding suppressor of fused domain protein, with product MSNDYDEVSPGGSPIHRHRDENAFTAASEGPNVAAIAAHIAQHLGPVAGVYHEIISDTVRIDLHVVAATDAFPFLRIVTSGMSDLPMDVPEGAESPDRLELMVTLPGTWPLSETALADERSYWPLRLLKTLARLPHKYDTWLGFGHSIPNGMPAEPYATTVGFQGALILPPASAPDAFAHLTTDDGTLIGFMAVVPVYPEEMALKLEDDAEALLARFSAKGISDIIDPFRLNVGATHYGLHS from the coding sequence ATGAGCAACGACTACGACGAGGTCAGTCCGGGCGGCAGTCCGATCCATCGGCACCGTGACGAGAACGCCTTCACCGCTGCATCCGAAGGCCCCAACGTTGCCGCGATCGCGGCACACATCGCGCAGCATCTGGGGCCGGTTGCGGGTGTGTACCACGAGATCATCTCCGACACGGTACGCATCGACCTGCATGTCGTGGCGGCCACGGATGCATTCCCTTTCCTGCGCATCGTCACCTCGGGCATGAGCGATCTGCCGATGGATGTGCCGGAAGGCGCCGAATCGCCTGACCGTCTCGAGTTGATGGTGACCCTTCCCGGCACTTGGCCGCTCAGTGAGACGGCGCTTGCCGACGAACGCAGCTATTGGCCGTTGCGGCTGTTGAAGACCCTGGCGCGGCTGCCGCACAAGTACGATACCTGGCTGGGCTTTGGCCACAGCATTCCCAACGGCATGCCTGCCGAACCCTATGCGACGACGGTAGGGTTCCAAGGGGCGTTGATCCTGCCGCCTGCCAGTGCACCTGACGCCTTCGCCCACCTGACCACTGACGATGGCACGCTGATCGGCTTCATGGCGGTGGTGCCGGTGTATCCCGAAGAGATGGCATTGAAGCTGGAAGACGATGCGGAAGCCTTGCTGGCCCGCTTCAGCGCCAAAGGCATCAGCGACATCATCGACCCCTTCCGGCTCAACGTCGGCGCAACGCATTACGGCCTGCATTCATGA